One genomic window of Corallococcus exiguus includes the following:
- a CDS encoding (2Fe-2S) ferredoxin domain-containing protein, with translation MPPPFERHVFVCTNRRPDGHPKGCCATKGGEEVRAAFKEELDKRGLKRSMRANAAGCVDTCSFGVSVVVYPEGTWYGGVKVEDVPTIVEEHLVQGRPVERLLMPFNKKAER, from the coding sequence ATGCCGCCTCCCTTCGAACGCCACGTCTTCGTCTGCACCAACCGTCGCCCGGACGGCCACCCCAAGGGGTGCTGCGCCACCAAGGGAGGCGAGGAGGTGCGGGCGGCCTTCAAGGAGGAGCTCGACAAGCGCGGGCTCAAGCGCAGCATGCGCGCCAACGCGGCGGGCTGCGTGGACACGTGCTCCTTCGGCGTCTCCGTGGTCGTCTACCCGGAGGGCACCTGGTACGGCGGCGTGAAGGTGGAGGACGTGCCCACCATCGTGGAGGAGCACCTGGTGCAGGGGCGCCCCGTGGAGCGGCTGCTGATGCCCTTCAACAAGAAGGCGGAGCGCTGA
- a CDS encoding zinc-regulated TonB-dependent outer membrane receptor, giving the protein MSSLPRRHPRALAVVLAAQLSASAAWAQQSSPPSTEAPPPSEAPAPAEDTPALSPEEMEEIEKALGTDTSTRARPSGDTSPVSPTATNDSGVTPLKLPNAISSGTNFLNLSFILDMALAAFSNKEPLQGGAHDPTKNGFNLQQLELSIGSVVDPYFRFDSNLVFSQFGVEIEEAYVTTLDLPLNLQVRAGQFLTRFGRINATHPHAWDFVDQPFIMSRYFGAEGNRGLGVEGSWLTPLPWYVEVIGSATDATGEATARSFFGAAAERVLSPLDFQLTGAVKQFFPLSDDLSLLWGLSVATGPNPTGYRNYTSIYGTDVYLKFRPITSQSSQQLVFQAEVLYRRRQVPEDVLSDWGGYAQTVWRFSNRWATGVRYEFGSAAKTLEGRVANDPLDPEWISDRQRITASVTFWPTEFSRLRLQAATDRVGWRESPDYSAFLALEVVTGAHGAHAF; this is encoded by the coding sequence GTGTCATCCCTTCCGCGCAGGCATCCCCGCGCCCTCGCCGTCGTGCTCGCAGCGCAGTTGTCCGCGAGCGCGGCGTGGGCCCAACAGTCATCACCGCCCTCCACCGAGGCACCCCCACCTTCCGAGGCCCCTGCGCCCGCCGAGGACACTCCGGCGCTGAGCCCGGAGGAGATGGAGGAGATTGAAAAGGCGCTGGGCACGGACACGAGCACGCGCGCCCGTCCGTCCGGCGACACGTCCCCGGTGTCACCCACCGCGACGAACGACTCCGGTGTGACGCCGCTCAAGCTGCCCAACGCCATCTCCAGCGGCACCAACTTCCTCAACCTGAGCTTCATCCTGGACATGGCCCTGGCGGCCTTCTCCAACAAGGAGCCCCTCCAGGGCGGCGCGCACGACCCGACGAAGAACGGCTTCAACCTCCAGCAGTTGGAGCTGTCCATCGGCTCCGTGGTGGACCCGTACTTCCGCTTCGACAGCAACCTCGTCTTCAGCCAGTTCGGCGTCGAGATTGAAGAGGCGTACGTCACCACGCTGGACCTGCCCCTCAACCTCCAGGTGCGCGCGGGCCAGTTCCTCACCCGCTTCGGCCGCATCAACGCCACGCACCCGCACGCGTGGGACTTCGTGGATCAGCCCTTCATCATGAGCCGCTACTTCGGCGCGGAGGGCAACCGCGGCCTGGGCGTGGAGGGCTCCTGGCTCACGCCGCTGCCCTGGTACGTGGAGGTCATCGGCAGCGCCACCGACGCCACGGGTGAGGCCACCGCGCGCAGCTTCTTCGGCGCCGCCGCCGAGCGCGTGCTGTCGCCGCTGGACTTCCAGCTCACCGGCGCGGTGAAGCAGTTCTTCCCGCTGTCGGACGACCTGTCGCTCTTGTGGGGCCTGTCCGTCGCGACGGGCCCCAACCCCACGGGCTACCGCAACTACACCAGCATCTACGGCACGGACGTGTACCTGAAGTTCCGGCCAATCACGTCGCAGAGCTCGCAGCAGCTGGTGTTCCAGGCGGAGGTGCTCTACCGCCGCAGGCAGGTGCCGGAGGACGTGCTGTCCGACTGGGGCGGCTATGCGCAGACGGTGTGGCGCTTCTCCAACCGCTGGGCCACGGGCGTGCGCTACGAGTTCGGCTCGGCCGCGAAGACGCTGGAGGGCCGGGTGGCGAATGATCCGCTCGACCCCGAATGGATTTCCGACCGCCAGCGCATCACCGCGTCGGTGACGTTCTGGCCCACCGAGTTCTCCCGCCTGCGCCTGCAGGCCGCCACGGACCGGGTGGGCTGGCGCGAGTCGCCGGACTACTCGGCCTTCCTCGCCCTTGAAGTCGTGACTGGCGCCCACGGTGCCCATGCGTTCTGA
- a CDS encoding tetratricopeptide repeat protein: MRLKLLALWVLWAIPANAADPALLDQLDALYAKRSDAESVKALDKDVSEALKAAPDDFELAWRKARILQWQADGATEKKLKMVLGKQTWEAGDKASKLQPARVEGYYFAACGIGSYSQAVGIMKALGDGLEGKFNERLDTALKLDATYEYGGPWLVKGRYFYELPWPKRDLGKSAEYYQKAIAKFPQSLRAHYYLAETLLKDGKAKEASAAVEKVKQGSTAYNPAEGQRVQQWAKKVDADIQEELK, encoded by the coding sequence ATGCGCTTGAAATTGCTTGCCCTTTGGGTGCTTTGGGCCATCCCGGCGAACGCCGCGGATCCCGCGCTGCTCGACCAACTCGACGCGTTGTACGCGAAGCGCAGTGACGCGGAGTCCGTGAAGGCGCTGGACAAGGACGTGTCCGAGGCGCTGAAGGCCGCGCCGGACGACTTCGAGCTGGCGTGGCGCAAGGCGCGCATCCTCCAGTGGCAGGCGGACGGCGCCACGGAGAAGAAGCTCAAGATGGTCCTGGGCAAGCAGACCTGGGAGGCCGGGGACAAGGCCTCCAAGCTGCAGCCCGCGCGCGTGGAGGGCTACTACTTCGCCGCCTGCGGCATCGGTTCCTACTCGCAGGCCGTGGGCATCATGAAGGCGCTGGGCGACGGTCTGGAGGGCAAGTTCAACGAGCGCCTGGACACCGCGCTGAAGCTCGACGCCACGTACGAGTACGGCGGTCCCTGGCTGGTGAAGGGGCGCTATTTCTATGAGCTGCCCTGGCCGAAGCGCGACCTGGGCAAGTCCGCCGAGTACTACCAGAAGGCCATCGCCAAGTTTCCGCAGTCGCTGCGCGCGCACTACTACCTTGCCGAGACGTTGCTGAAGGACGGCAAGGCGAAGGAAGCGAGCGCGGCCGTCGAGAAGGTCAAGCAGGGAAGCACCGCGTACAACCCCGC
- the folE gene encoding GTP cyclohydrolase I, which yields MARAVRDFLTAAGLDLQDVNLLDTPTRVADVWANGFLDGYGRTPEEALGKTYPAPADSSGELVVVTDLRFHSMCPHHLLPFTGRAHVAYVPGSRVVGFGRIGALVDVFAHRLILQEDLARQVARSLARVLDSPATACILEAEQACLRLRADHQRDAVTHAEAYEGRLRRDGPLRRELWARLGARTGAGR from the coding sequence ATGGCCCGGGCGGTCCGCGACTTCCTCACCGCCGCGGGGCTCGACCTCCAGGACGTGAACCTGTTGGACACACCCACGCGCGTGGCCGACGTGTGGGCGAACGGCTTCCTCGACGGCTACGGCCGCACGCCCGAGGAGGCGCTCGGAAAGACCTACCCCGCGCCCGCGGACTCCTCCGGCGAACTGGTGGTCGTGACGGACCTGCGCTTCCACTCCATGTGCCCGCACCACCTGCTGCCCTTCACCGGCCGCGCGCACGTGGCCTACGTGCCGGGTTCGCGCGTGGTGGGCTTCGGACGCATCGGCGCGCTGGTGGATGTCTTCGCGCACCGGCTCATCCTCCAGGAAGACCTGGCCCGGCAGGTGGCGCGTTCGCTCGCCCGAGTGCTCGACAGTCCCGCCACCGCCTGCATCCTGGAAGCGGAGCAGGCGTGTCTGCGGCTGAGGGCCGACCACCAACGCGACGCCGTCACCCACGCGGAGGCCTATGAAGGACGCCTGCGCCGCGACGGCCCCCTGCGCCGCGAGCTGTGGGCCCGCTTGGGGGCTCGCACGGGAGCGGGCCGATGA
- a CDS encoding sigma-70 family RNA polymerase sigma factor: MANSTKFAAEGLSHYLRHLGGHQQLTREQEYELARQARKGDESARQTLASSNLAFVVAVAKKFANRGARLDDLIQEGNVGLMKAIEHFDPKKNVRFATYAVWWIRAYITRYLKDNRSQVRGGEAERGSMVDFSLDATIDEEGETTFLDRLEDGGPSPQETFLSREQDTEIQDALSKVRKRIGDLGWDILQERLTQDKPLTLEELGQRWGVSRERVRQVELKTKNFLERYLIAFNENEEHTATADAA; encoded by the coding sequence ATGGCCAACTCGACGAAGTTCGCGGCAGAGGGCCTTTCGCATTACCTGCGTCACCTGGGCGGCCACCAGCAGCTCACGCGTGAACAGGAGTACGAACTGGCTCGTCAGGCCCGCAAGGGTGACGAGAGCGCCCGACAGACGCTCGCCAGCTCCAACCTCGCTTTCGTGGTCGCCGTGGCGAAGAAGTTCGCCAACCGCGGGGCCCGCCTGGACGACCTCATCCAGGAAGGCAACGTCGGCCTCATGAAGGCCATCGAGCACTTCGACCCGAAGAAGAACGTGCGCTTCGCCACCTATGCCGTGTGGTGGATCCGCGCCTACATCACCCGCTATCTGAAGGACAACCGCAGCCAGGTGCGCGGCGGTGAGGCGGAGCGCGGCAGCATGGTGGACTTCTCGCTGGACGCCACCATCGACGAGGAGGGCGAGACGACCTTCCTCGACCGGCTGGAGGACGGCGGTCCCTCCCCGCAGGAGACGTTCCTCTCCCGCGAGCAGGACACCGAAATCCAGGATGCCCTGTCCAAGGTGCGCAAGCGCATTGGCGACCTGGGCTGGGACATCCTCCAGGAGCGCCTCACGCAGGACAAGCCGCTGACGCTGGAGGAGCTGGGCCAGCGCTGGGGCGTGTCGCGCGAGCGCGTGCGCCAGGTGGAGCTGAAGACGAAGAACTTCCTGGAGCGCTACCTCATCGCCTTCAACGAGAACGAGGAGCACACCGCCACGGCCGACGCGGCCTGA
- a CDS encoding metal ABC transporter permease, which yields METTLLEPSKWEQFQAGWELFRDPILCALIAGCVLGFLSVYVVLRRMVFVSAAVTNTAGLGVALAFFAEIHLGVHVDPLVGAVVLSVAATLLLMIEPARLRLSRESLLGCAFAFAGGAAILVGDRIAQEAHDIQGILFGTAVLVTPDQLQAVAVAGGVLMVLHLWWFRGIAFVSFDRIGATVQGLPVKLLDTVLMVSIGIMVGVCARALGALPVFAFSTLSAIAALVLDLRLPWTFFTATVLGGIAGAGGYLFAYFYDFPVGGSQTVLSGVLVLLMMLVRLVREPFKSRA from the coding sequence GTGGAAACAACCCTGCTTGAGCCCTCGAAGTGGGAACAGTTCCAGGCGGGCTGGGAGCTGTTCCGTGACCCCATCCTCTGCGCGCTCATCGCCGGGTGCGTGCTGGGCTTCCTCAGCGTCTACGTCGTGCTGCGGCGCATGGTGTTCGTCAGCGCGGCGGTGACGAACACCGCGGGCCTGGGCGTGGCCCTGGCCTTCTTCGCGGAGATCCACCTGGGCGTGCACGTGGACCCACTGGTGGGCGCGGTGGTGCTGTCCGTCGCGGCCACGCTGCTCCTGATGATTGAACCCGCGAGGCTGCGGCTGTCGCGGGAGAGCCTGCTGGGGTGCGCGTTCGCCTTCGCGGGCGGCGCGGCCATCCTGGTGGGTGACCGCATCGCGCAGGAGGCGCACGACATCCAGGGCATCCTCTTCGGCACCGCGGTGCTGGTGACGCCGGATCAACTCCAGGCGGTGGCGGTGGCCGGCGGGGTGCTGATGGTGCTGCACCTGTGGTGGTTCCGGGGCATCGCCTTCGTGAGCTTCGACCGCATTGGCGCCACCGTGCAGGGGCTGCCGGTGAAGCTGCTGGACACGGTGTTGATGGTGTCCATCGGCATCATGGTGGGCGTGTGCGCGCGGGCCCTGGGCGCCCTGCCCGTCTTCGCGTTCTCCACGCTGTCGGCCATCGCCGCGCTGGTGCTGGACCTGCGGCTGCCGTGGACGTTCTTCACGGCGACCGTGCTGGGCGGCATCGCGGGCGCGGGCGGATACCTGTTCGCGTACTTCTACGACTTCCCGGTGGGCGGTTCGCAGACCGTCCTGTCCGGGGTGCTGGTGCTGCTGATGATGCTCGTGCGCCTGGTGCGCGAGCCCTTCAAGAGCAGGGCGTAA
- a CDS encoding Bax inhibitor-1/YccA family protein, producing MAWESSGGWQGGQASAVDDVLVQESQRAFMSRVHGWMFAGLALTGVMAMVTLANEALLRVAVQNRMALFLVQLGVVFGLSILAPRLSGPVAAVMFAGYAALTGVTMSVIFLIYTASSIGQVFFITAATYGAMAVYGTVTKKDLSGWGTFLFMGLIGIVIASVVNFFIKSSAVSFVMACAGVLVFAGLTAYDVQKLREYHAGTGFKSATAVSIVGALTLYLDFINLFLSLLRLLGNRRD from the coding sequence ATGGCGTGGGAATCTTCAGGTGGCTGGCAGGGCGGGCAGGCGAGCGCGGTGGACGACGTCCTGGTCCAGGAGTCGCAGCGCGCGTTCATGTCGCGCGTGCACGGTTGGATGTTCGCGGGCCTGGCGCTCACCGGCGTGATGGCGATGGTGACGCTGGCCAACGAGGCGCTGCTCCGCGTGGCGGTGCAGAACCGGATGGCCCTGTTCCTGGTGCAGTTGGGCGTGGTGTTCGGCCTGTCCATCCTGGCGCCCCGGCTGTCCGGCCCGGTAGCCGCGGTCATGTTCGCGGGCTACGCGGCGCTCACCGGCGTGACGATGTCGGTCATCTTCCTCATCTACACGGCCAGCTCCATCGGCCAGGTGTTCTTCATCACCGCCGCGACCTACGGCGCGATGGCGGTCTACGGCACCGTCACGAAGAAGGACCTGAGCGGCTGGGGCACGTTCCTCTTCATGGGGCTCATCGGCATCGTCATCGCCAGCGTGGTGAACTTCTTCATCAAGAGCAGCGCCGTGTCGTTCGTGATGGCCTGCGCGGGCGTGCTCGTGTTCGCGGGCCTCACCGCCTACGACGTGCAGAAGCTGCGCGAGTACCACGCGGGCACGGGCTTCAAGAGCGCGACCGCGGTGAGCATCGTGGGCGCGCTCACCCTCTACCTGGACTTCATCAACCTGTTCCTGTCGCTGCTGCGCCTGCTGGGCAACCGCCGCGACTAG
- a CDS encoding FAD-binding oxidoreductase gives MNPASQTFERVAPERVAKVLEALADVLSQAQVKRDESTLDAYARDESDSGVYRPDAVLLPETTAQVSAIFKACQAHGVPFTPCGARSGKSGGSLPLKGGMAVSLERMNRIRSISKEDLTAVVEPGVVTGDLMKAVEAQGLFYPPDPNSWEFCTLGGNVAENAGGPRALKYGVTRDYVIGLEWVMPDGEVLRVGRRTIKGVAGYDLVGLFVGSEGTLGVATEITVQLIPLPRQVMTALVVFPSVLDAARGVSAVLAAGILPRCLELIDEVAVQAIVHRGSFQFPPDAGAALIAEVDGNTPEGVFAELQLLGDICTQHGATQTLVAQDEGQREKLWAARRMISPALRALKPAKISEDIVVPRSKIPEIIERLKKMGAELGLTVATYGHAGDGNLHANILYEGPSQRPLVDEALRRMLVLTVELGGTITGEHGVGHAKREYLALEQSPALLELQRRLKVFFDPSGLLNPEKIFPALKR, from the coding sequence ATGAACCCCGCCTCCCAGACCTTCGAGCGGGTGGCGCCCGAGCGCGTGGCGAAGGTGCTGGAGGCCCTGGCGGACGTGCTGTCCCAGGCCCAGGTGAAGCGCGACGAGTCCACGCTCGACGCCTACGCGCGCGACGAGTCCGACAGCGGCGTGTACCGGCCTGACGCCGTCCTGCTGCCGGAGACCACCGCGCAGGTGTCCGCCATCTTCAAGGCGTGCCAGGCACACGGCGTGCCCTTCACCCCCTGCGGCGCGCGCAGCGGTAAGAGCGGCGGCTCGCTGCCCCTGAAGGGCGGCATGGCGGTCAGCCTGGAGCGCATGAACCGCATCCGTTCCATCTCCAAGGAGGACCTCACCGCGGTGGTGGAGCCCGGCGTGGTGACGGGCGACCTGATGAAGGCCGTGGAGGCGCAAGGGCTCTTCTATCCGCCGGATCCGAACTCCTGGGAGTTCTGCACGCTGGGCGGCAACGTGGCGGAGAACGCCGGCGGCCCGCGCGCCCTGAAGTACGGCGTCACGCGCGACTACGTCATCGGCCTGGAGTGGGTGATGCCGGACGGCGAGGTGCTGCGCGTGGGCCGGCGCACCATCAAGGGCGTGGCTGGCTATGACCTGGTGGGGCTCTTCGTGGGCTCCGAGGGCACGCTCGGCGTGGCCACTGAAATCACGGTGCAGCTGATTCCGCTGCCCCGTCAGGTGATGACCGCGCTGGTGGTGTTCCCCTCCGTGCTGGACGCGGCGCGAGGCGTCTCCGCGGTGCTCGCCGCCGGCATCCTGCCGCGCTGCCTGGAGCTCATCGACGAGGTCGCCGTCCAGGCCATCGTGCACCGGGGCAGCTTCCAGTTCCCCCCGGACGCGGGCGCCGCCCTCATCGCCGAGGTCGACGGCAACACTCCCGAAGGCGTGTTCGCGGAGCTCCAACTGTTGGGGGACATCTGCACTCAGCACGGGGCCACCCAGACCCTGGTGGCCCAGGACGAAGGTCAGCGCGAAAAGCTGTGGGCGGCGCGGCGGATGATTTCCCCGGCACTGCGCGCGCTCAAGCCAGCCAAGATTTCCGAGGACATCGTGGTACCCCGCTCGAAAATTCCCGAGATCATCGAGCGGCTGAAGAAGATGGGCGCGGAGCTGGGGCTCACCGTGGCCACGTATGGCCATGCGGGCGACGGCAACCTGCACGCCAACATCCTGTACGAAGGTCCCAGCCAGCGCCCCCTCGTGGACGAGGCGCTGCGTCGCATGCTGGTGCTCACCGTGGAGCTGGGGGGCACCATCACCGGTGAGCACGGCGTGGGGCACGCGAAGCGGGAATATCTGGCGCTGGAGCAATCGCCCGCGCTGTTGGAACTGCAGCGCCGCCTGAAGGTCTTTTTCGATCCATCAGGTCTGCTCAATCCCGAGAAAATCTTCCCCGCGCTCAAGCGTTGA
- a CDS encoding isochorismatase family protein codes for MPSFRLKPEQAALLVVDIQERLCAAMDRDALDRMLARTGAAVEGARALGLPVIVTEQYPQGLGRTHSLLKLRLGEFKPLEKMEFSAATPDVLSVLGDRKQVLITGMETHICVFQTARDLAESGREPCLLADAVLSRSEEDRRVGLELCRDAGARILTVESALFDMLGRAGTPEFKKVSAAVR; via the coding sequence ATGCCGTCGTTCCGCCTGAAGCCCGAGCAGGCCGCGCTGCTCGTCGTCGACATCCAGGAGCGCCTGTGCGCCGCGATGGACCGCGACGCCCTGGACCGCATGCTCGCGCGCACGGGCGCCGCGGTGGAGGGCGCGCGGGCCCTGGGCCTGCCCGTCATCGTCACGGAGCAGTACCCGCAGGGGCTGGGCCGCACGCATTCCCTGCTCAAGCTGCGCCTGGGTGAGTTCAAGCCGCTGGAGAAGATGGAGTTCTCCGCCGCCACGCCGGACGTGCTCTCCGTGCTGGGGGACCGCAAGCAGGTGCTCATCACCGGCATGGAGACGCACATCTGCGTCTTCCAGACGGCGCGCGACCTGGCGGAAAGCGGCCGGGAGCCGTGCCTGCTCGCGGACGCGGTGCTGTCGCGCTCGGAGGAGGACCGCCGCGTGGGACTGGAGCTGTGCCGCGACGCGGGCGCGCGCATCCTCACCGTGGAGTCGGCCCTGTTCGACATGCTGGGCCGCGCGGGCACGCCCGAGTTCAAGAAGGTGTCCGCCGCCGTCCGCTGA
- a CDS encoding metal ABC transporter substrate-binding protein gives MRSLRLFAALCAAVVSLTAVPARADLKVVATLPDLAALAKTVGGDKVDVIALALPTQDPHFVDAKPNLALALNRADLLIAAGLDLEIGWLPTLQMGARNNRILTGNAGYLDASRFVSLQEIPAGQVDRSQGDVHPGGNPHYLYDPRQALKVAAAIEARMSQLDEKNAATYKANLAKFTQELQAAQTGWEKRLAGFKGVPVIAYHRTTAYLQDWLGFKTIAFLEPKPGIPPNPSHVAQVLAQGKANKVKLVLKEDYYPDNIAKLVASKIPAALVTLPGGTDFRSSQTYVQRLELMVGRLEQGLAGKGE, from the coding sequence ATGCGTTCCCTTCGCCTGTTCGCGGCCCTGTGCGCCGCCGTCGTCAGCCTCACCGCCGTTCCCGCTCGCGCGGATTTGAAGGTCGTCGCCACCCTCCCGGACCTGGCCGCGCTGGCCAAGACCGTGGGCGGGGACAAGGTGGACGTCATCGCGCTCGCGCTGCCCACGCAGGATCCGCACTTCGTGGACGCCAAGCCGAACCTGGCGCTCGCGCTCAACCGCGCGGACCTGCTCATCGCCGCGGGCCTGGACCTGGAGATCGGCTGGCTGCCCACGCTCCAGATGGGCGCGCGCAACAACCGCATCCTGACGGGCAACGCGGGCTACCTGGACGCGTCGCGGTTCGTGAGCCTCCAGGAGATCCCCGCCGGGCAGGTGGACCGCAGCCAGGGCGACGTGCACCCCGGCGGCAACCCGCACTACCTCTATGATCCGCGGCAGGCCCTCAAGGTGGCGGCCGCCATCGAAGCGCGCATGTCGCAGCTGGATGAGAAGAACGCCGCCACCTACAAGGCCAACCTCGCGAAGTTCACGCAGGAGCTGCAGGCGGCGCAGACGGGCTGGGAGAAGCGGCTCGCGGGCTTCAAGGGCGTGCCCGTCATCGCGTACCACCGCACGACGGCGTACCTGCAGGACTGGCTGGGCTTCAAGACCATCGCCTTCCTGGAGCCCAAGCCGGGCATCCCTCCGAACCCGTCCCACGTCGCGCAGGTGCTGGCGCAGGGCAAGGCCAACAAGGTGAAGCTGGTGCTCAAGGAGGACTACTACCCGGACAACATCGCGAAGCTCGTGGCGTCGAAGATTCCCGCCGCGCTCGTCACGCTGCCCGGCGGCACCGACTTCCGTTCCAGCCAGACGTACGTGCAGCGCCTGGAGTTGATGGTGGGCCGCCTGGAGCAGGGCCTCGCCGGGAAGGGGGAATGA
- a CDS encoding metal ABC transporter ATP-binding protein, which yields MAHGDHETELDRGHRAAVPEPGEPLLKCEQLVIGYGGKDILPPMDLVVRRHQFVAVVGRNGSGKSTWFKTLLGLIPPVSGRIALGAPHIRSAYVPQMSAIDSLLPVHTRELTGWGRLSGWNFLRPFPNKTDRQKVEAALDTAGARGIAKRPFRDLSGGEKQRALLARVIATEADVVLLDEPTAAMDAVAEKQTMLRLCALAHDRGLGVVVVSHDLSVAAEHADVILFVDREHRCFVMGDARTVFCHPAFRRQYGDDYCHTAPQGPHRGNNPA from the coding sequence GTGGCTCACGGTGATCACGAGACGGAGCTGGACCGGGGCCATCGCGCCGCGGTGCCGGAGCCGGGCGAGCCCCTGCTGAAGTGCGAGCAGCTCGTCATCGGCTACGGGGGCAAGGACATCCTGCCGCCCATGGACCTGGTGGTGCGCCGCCACCAGTTCGTGGCGGTGGTGGGCCGCAACGGCTCTGGCAAGAGCACCTGGTTCAAGACGCTGCTGGGGCTGATTCCCCCGGTGTCCGGCCGCATCGCCCTGGGCGCGCCGCACATCCGCAGCGCGTACGTGCCGCAGATGTCCGCCATCGACTCGCTGTTGCCCGTGCACACGCGGGAGCTGACCGGGTGGGGACGGCTGTCCGGGTGGAACTTCCTCCGGCCCTTCCCCAACAAGACGGACCGCCAGAAGGTGGAGGCGGCGCTCGATACGGCGGGCGCGCGCGGCATCGCGAAGCGGCCCTTCCGCGACCTGTCCGGCGGCGAGAAGCAGCGCGCGCTGCTGGCGCGGGTCATCGCCACCGAGGCGGACGTGGTGCTGCTGGATGAGCCCACCGCCGCGATGGACGCGGTGGCGGAGAAGCAGACGATGCTGCGGCTGTGCGCGCTCGCGCATGACCGCGGCCTGGGCGTGGTGGTGGTGAGCCACGACCTGTCCGTCGCCGCCGAGCACGCCGACGTCATCCTCTTCGTGGACCGCGAGCACCGCTGCTTCGTCATGGGCGACGCGCGCACCGTGTTCTGCCACCCCGCCTTCCGCCGCCAGTACGGCGACGACTACTGCCACACCGCGCCCCAGGGACCCCACCGTGGAAACAACCCTGCTTGA